From one Pecten maximus chromosome 8, xPecMax1.1, whole genome shotgun sequence genomic stretch:
- the LOC117333753 gene encoding DNA-directed RNA polymerase II subunit RPB11-a-like, which yields MNAPPTFETFLLFDGEKKINIEKDTKVPNAALFTVNKEDHTLGNMITAQLRKDPQVLFAGYKNPHPLEHKFVVRIQTTAEYSPQEAITNAITDLISEFSLLEERFREAVRELKEGDI from the exons ATGAATGCCCCTCCAACTTTTGAAACATTTCTCCTCTTTGACGGAGAAAAGAA AATCAATATTGAAAAAGACACCAAGGTTCCAAATGCAGCTCTCTTCACAGTGAACAAAGAAGATCATACCTTAGGCAATATGATCACTGC TCAGTTACGTAAAGATCCCCAGGTCCTGTTTGCTGGCTATAAAAACCCTCATCCTTTGGAACACAAATTTGTGGTGAGGATTCAAACCACAGCAGAGTACAGTCCTCAGGAAGCCATTACAAATGCCATCACCGATCTCATTTCTGAATTTTCACTTTTAGAAGAACGCTTCAGG
- the LOC117333275 gene encoding uncharacterized protein LOC117333275: MRCRMRYRTGWTVFLLVCTLIGVFLTYRQLGNYKHNKAYSKYTKSHPKFYNPQDAFMKEPNQDEQQHNFKKSDEGSLTFAQHVRPDFRDQNLQGGSFSRSKLVAREPADIMTNKDSANSGNAPSMDRTLRSEFLSILKDLNPSDLGKAPEAIEMALQVKTFLLDLEIYSQMTCKDIDYLRVSRSVKITRRKFVDQAFIDKRGSEVIIKSQAVDLDSKIKCMQSKYDVDKCQVMGNYNLLREIVFLAVLKHPIIIKLQGYCIRGDSINYNIKKKGVILVTEPGMTVNIANLASYSWKSKVLYAIQLADLLKYLENSPLGSLSLGSVKASDFVLVDQWIKLVDLDELSFEERVCQVETDCKINGVSMYKIPCQNGRCVGRNTKQNLRTLGVELLEQLLVNPPPSESDKVSKLKQKILTLEITTSQLMDELNELRTSAEKFDSSQWRPVVKPKVPIQPVVNQQDLEKRRREEEIMANKVLPNFGKADVQHDYIRVAESNFPGMNDYTCTSSRVAWGCVVTVRSLAQAKATCDSDPVCKAFVVFTSNPDIATLMTMVAKNTGKTKPERNAGATLFIKSSETVGAGVNVVKAGSVVVQPAPQTKPTKETPLECLKHTLNLTNDARVARERRLMAHLGLKGFSDGDWEAKMLTQKIIKAHNMRTVKVSTNIGGKMIVDLQGMQSEKQFLRGIFLAESGPFQYHIAHMLAFRLDRILGLYHTPPSMLWSLSKNDLDLVKGDSAWRSLLDTQKSEFGSVTGLLTASVPRVVKNESVYINKLDGMTANVVPFSRMEKMQLEYVLLWYLTKTLHSKNRHLGYKGHLINFEADQAFQDTSLDLLGYFHHCQFPNVVYKALYCFKCPAKSGQSLHSICSLGMEVIDQVLDAGYDRPDIYVNHLSSEEIATQINVAAGSVLKHVDMCIKAFGREKVLY; this comes from the exons ATGCGTTGTCGGATGAGATATCGCACTGGTTGGACAGTGTTCTTGCTTGTGTGCACACTAATTGGAGTGTTTCTAACCTACAGACAACTCGGTAATTACAAGCATAATAAAGCATACAGCAAGTACACAAAATCACATCCAAAATTTTATAACCCTCAAGATGCATTCATGAAAGAACCAAACCAAGATGAGCAAcaacacaattttaaaaaatctgatGAAGGTTCTTTGACTTTTGCACAACATGTACGTCCAGACTTCCGGGATCAAAATTTGCAGGGTGGATCATTTAGCAGAAGTAAATTAGTTGCCAGAGAGCCAGCTGACATAATGACTAACAAAGATTCTGCCAATAGTGGCAATGCACCATCCATGGATAGGACACTAAGGTCAGAGTTTCTCAGTATACTGAAAGATTTGAATCCGTCTGATTTGGGAAAAGCTCCAGAGGCAATAGAAATGGCCTTACAGGTGAAAACCTTTCTCTTGGACTTGGAGATATATAGTCAAATGACTTGTAAAGATATTGATTATCTCCGAGTATCACGATCAGTTAAGATAACTCGTCGTAAGTTTGTCGATCAAGCATTCATTGACAAACGAGGATCTGAAGTTATTATAAAAAGTCAGGCAGTCGATTTAGACAGCAAAATCAAGTGCATGCAGTCAAAATATGATGTGGACAAATGCCAGGTGATGGGAAACTATAATTTATTGCGAGAAATTGTATTTCTGGCGGTACTGAAACATCCTATCATCATAAAGCTTCAAGGATACTGTATTAGGGGAGACAGCATCAACTACAACATCAAAAAGAAGGGTGTGATTCTAGTCACTGAACCAGGGATGACCGTCAACATTGCGAACCTAGCATCATATAGCTGGAAGTCCAAAGTCCTG TATGCAATACAGCTAGCAGATTTGCTGAAGTACCTGGAAAACAGCCCATTAGGGAGCCTTTCTCTGGGGTCAGTCAAGGCTTCTGACTTTGTTTTAGTGGATCAGTGGATAAAACTGGTGGATTTAGATGAATTGTCATTCGAGGAGAGAGTGTGTCAGGTGGAGACAGATTGCAAAATCAATGGAGTCAGCATGTACA AAATTCCCTGCCAGAATGGGCGTTGTGTGGGTAGAAATACCAAACAGAATCTCAGAACTTTGGGTGTTGAATTGTTGGAACAGCTGCTGGTCAATCCACCTCCCTCTGAAAGTGATAAAGTATCCAAATTAAAACAGAAGATTTTGACTCTGGAGATTACAACATCACAGCTGATGGATGAACTCAATGAACTCCGAACATCAGCAG agAAGTTTGATTCGTCACAATGGAGACCGGTAGTAAAACCAAAAGTTCCTATTCAGCCCGTAGTCAACCAACAAGATTTAGAGAAGCGTCGACGTGAGGAAGAGATCATGGCCAACAAGGTTTTGCCTAACTTTGGCAAG GCGGACGTACAGCATGACTACATACGTGTGGCCGAATCCAACTTTCCTGGAATGAATGACTACACATGTACATCGTCGCGAGTGGCCTGGGGGTGCGTAGTTACAGTGCGGAGCCTTGCCCAAGCCAAGGCGACCTGTGATTCCGACCCAGTCTGTAAAGCGTTTGTTGTCTTTACCTCCAACCCAGACATTGCCA CTTTGATGACAATGGTCGCAAAAAATACAGGCAAAACAAAACCGGAACGAAATGCGGGAGCAACCTTGTTCATCAAGTCGTCAGAAACTGTGGGAGCGGGGGTAAATGTAGTAAAGGCTGGTTCGGTAGTCGTTCAGCCTGCTCCGCAGACCAAACCCACCAAAGAAACACCACTGGAATGTCTCAAACATACATTGAATTTAACCAACGATGCCAGGGTTGCGCGGGAGAGACGACTCATGGCACACCTGGGGCTTAAAG GATTTAGCGACGGTGATTGGGAGGCCAAGATGCTCACTCAGAAAATCATTAAAGCACATAACATGCGGACAGTCAAGGTCAGCACAAACATTGGAGGAAAGATGATTGTCGACCTGCAGGGTATGCAGTCCGAGAAACAGTTCCTCCGTGGCATCTTCCTGGCCGAGTCTGGACCGTTCCAATACCACATCGCTCATATGCTAGCCTTTAGACTGGACCGGATTCTTGGA CTGTACCATACTCCACCTTCCATGCTGTGGTCCCTGTCgaagaatgaccttgacctggtTAAGGGAGACAGTGCATGGAGAAGTCTCCTCGATACACAGAAATCTGAATTCGGGTCAGTTACAG GTTTATTGACGGCTTCTGTTCCTCGTGTGGTGAAAAACGAGTCGGTGTATATCAACAAGCTGGATGGAATGACCGCTAATGTAGTCCCCTTTTCTCGTATGGAGAAAATGCAACTAGAATATGTTCTACTGTGGTACCTCACCAAGACTCTTCACTCTAAAAACCGCCATCTTGGTTACAAAG GTCACCTGATCAACTTTGAGGCTGACCAAGCGTTCCAGGACACGAGCCTGGACCTGTTAGGGTACTTCCACCACTGTCAATTCCCTAATGTGGTGTATAAGGCCCTGTACTGCTTCAAGTGTCCAGCTAAGTCTGGCCAATCGTTACACTCGATCTGCTCGCTCGGCATGGAG GTAATTGACCAGGTGTTGGATGCAGGTTACGATAGACCAGATATTTATGTCAATCATCTTAGCTCCGAGGAAATAGCTACTCAGATTAATGTAGCAGCTGGAAGTGTCCTCAAGCATGTCGATATGTGTATCAAGGCATTTGGACGAGAAAAGGTTCTCTACTGA